One part of the Haliotis asinina isolate JCU_RB_2024 chromosome 2, JCU_Hal_asi_v2, whole genome shotgun sequence genome encodes these proteins:
- the LOC137272703 gene encoding uncharacterized protein has translation MKLIVLVLLVVVCFEASSGFYGGGIRRQTTTPSGELNDALWWMKRGDANGNTDDNGNTDGSDDRNGNGDDDNNDGDADNTDGGHVDGGNQVGRPTDGQNGKGNKGNNGRNNNGGVRKNNGGRNNGRRNNGRNKNGGRNNGRKNGRNNNGGRNNGRNNNGGRNNGRNNNGRNNGRNNNGGRNNGRNNGGRNNNGGRNNGEQGYNYSGSGTNERIDGTTAGRFNPSTPTTPSTTTPPTTTTAVDLCEGLANSGSCNFYTYPQCLQKVINTCRPLPVDAEKICTQSVIRQPEFDDVGDTYIKNVRKCTIKKLLPVVKSDDCDEINKLIINGHTNNPGCLFQNGDFCDVAADAQNCEALYHIFGLSHAGQLQAKLFTTFNSLITSCDSRTQAIFNANFVQKVLNSQTTTTTTTTTTTTPMMRMMGGFGGD, from the exons ATGAAGCTGATCGTCCTTGTTCTGTTGGTGGTCGTCTGCTTTGAAGCATCTTCCGGTTTCTATGGAGGCGGAATCAGAAGACAAACCACAACCCCAAGTGGAGAACTGAATGATGCTCTTTGGTGGATGAAGAGAGGAGATGCCAACGGCAATACTGACGACAATGGTAATACAGATGGCAGCGATGACAGGAATGGCAATGGAGATGACGATAATAACGATGGTGATGCTGACAATACCGATGGTGGTCATGTGGACGGTGGCAATCAAGTCGGAAGACCGACGGACGGGCAGAATGGCAAAGGAAACAAAGGTAACAATGGAAGAAACAACAATGGCGGAGTTAGGAAAAATAATGGCGGAAGAAATAACGGAAGAAGAAACAATGGCAGGAACAAAAATGGAGGACGAAACAATGGAAGAAAAAATGGCAGGAACAACAATGGAGGTAGGAACAACGGAAGAAACAACAATGGAGGAAGAAACAACGGAAGAAACAACAATGGAAGAAACAATGGCAGGAACAACAATGGAGGAAGAAACAACGGAAGAAACAATGGAGGAAGAAACAACAATGGGGGAAGAAACAACGGCGAACAGGGGTACAATTACAGTGGAAGCGGCACTAACGAAAGAATCGACGGTACCACAG CAGGTCGCTTTAACCCTTCTACACCTACTACACCATCCACTACTACACCCCCGACCACTACGACAGCCGTCG ACCTGTGCGAGGGTTTGGCCAACAGCGGTTCCTGCAACTTCTACACCTATCCACAGTGTCTGCAGAAAGTGATCAACACTTGCCGTCCACTCCCCGTCGATGCCGAGAAGATCTGCACCCAGTCCGTTATCAGGCAGCCAGAGTTTGATGATGTG GGTGACACTTACATCAAGAACGTCAGAAAGTGCACGATCAAGAAACTGCTTCCAGTTGTGAAGTCTGATGACTGCGATGAGATCAACAAACTGATCATCAACGGCCACACCAACAACCCTGGATGCCTCTTCCAGAACGGAGATTTCTGCGACGTTGCTGCCGACGCCCAAAACTGCGAGGCGCTCTACCACATCTTTGGTCTCAGTCACGCTGGCCAGCTTCAAGCCAA GCTGTTCACCACCTTCAACTCCTTGATCACCAGCTGCGACAGCAGGACCCAGGCGATCTTCAACGCCAACTTTGTCCAGAAGGTCCTCAATAGCCAGACCACCACTACTACGACTACAACGACTACAACCACCcctatgatgaggatgatgggTGGATTTGGTGGTGACTAG